Proteins encoded within one genomic window of Natrinema amylolyticum:
- a CDS encoding ABC transporter ATP-binding protein, with protein MLLELDGVDASIENITVLRDIDLAVDESETVGIIGRNGAGKTSTFRSVMGLQTVQKGSVSFRGKDITNLPTHDRKRLGIGFAPEDRRLISKLTSRENIEMALWGGENDAIDFDDRLSVVLDIFPAMESFLDQPAGKLSGGQQQMVTVSRALVAEPELVLLDEPFEGLAPSIKQDLIESIPRIREEFDAAVFVAESQINQVKDFVDRLYVIERGEIIAETDDAAAVTEDEELMQIIGGA; from the coding sequence ATGTTGCTCGAACTCGACGGCGTCGACGCCTCGATCGAGAACATCACCGTGCTCCGGGACATCGACCTCGCGGTCGACGAGAGCGAAACCGTCGGCATCATCGGTCGGAACGGGGCCGGCAAGACCTCGACGTTCCGCTCCGTCATGGGGCTCCAGACCGTCCAGAAGGGGTCCGTGTCGTTCCGCGGCAAGGACATCACGAACCTCCCGACCCACGACCGCAAGCGTCTCGGGATCGGCTTCGCACCCGAGGACCGCCGGCTCATCTCGAAGCTGACGTCTCGAGAGAACATCGAGATGGCGCTGTGGGGCGGTGAGAACGACGCGATCGATTTCGACGACCGACTCTCGGTCGTCCTCGACATCTTCCCCGCGATGGAGAGCTTCCTCGACCAACCGGCCGGAAAGCTTTCCGGGGGCCAACAGCAGATGGTCACCGTCTCCCGCGCGCTCGTCGCCGAACCGGAACTGGTCCTGTTGGACGAACCCTTCGAGGGGCTCGCACCGAGCATCAAGCAGGACCTGATCGAGAGCATTCCGCGAATCCGCGAGGAGTTCGACGCCGCCGTCTTCGTCGCCGAATCCCAGATCAATCAGGTCAAGGACTTCGTCGACCGGTTGTACGTCATCGAGCGCGGCGAGATCATCGCCGAGACGGACGACGCCGCGGCGGTCACCGAAGACGAGGAACTGATGCAGATCATCGGCGGTGCCTGA
- a CDS encoding acyl-CoA synthetase, with translation MTATDELEAYHFYEREWDDYDSLREAFEWEVPETFNMARYVCDQWADEKGRVAIFADDGEGGRETYTYWRLRNAANATANALRERGVERGDRVAINLRQRPETVVAHLACWKLGAVSVPLSTLFGTEAVSYRLNDADAVACFVDDSNVDTLRDVADDSPSLETVITVGDVNPAGDELAFRNLVDSHSREFETVETAAEDDAIIIYTSGTTGDPKGVRHAHRVLLGNLPLVVTGFCNMELRESDVFWTPSEWAWVATLFDVVFPALFYGKPVVAHTADESFDPETAMEIIERHGVSVFFGPATALRMLERLDDPDRWDVSSLRCLPSGGESLGRSLVEWARDVFDGAAVHEAYGQTEANMLAGDCTALTEFRDGKIGRAAPGHEIAIVDPDTAEETVETGEVGEIAVRYEGNPVCFKEYWNKPKQTDRKVRNGWLLTEDLGRMDEDGYLEFVSRKDSVIISAGYRIGPVEIEEALANSDAVADAGVIGVPDDERGEVPKAFVVLAEGYEESPELKERLRQEIRDRLAKYEYPQDIEFLAELPKTSSGKIRRTSLEEREGVLE, from the coding sequence ATGACAGCTACCGATGAACTCGAGGCCTATCACTTCTACGAGCGCGAGTGGGACGATTACGACAGCCTCCGCGAGGCGTTCGAGTGGGAGGTGCCGGAGACGTTCAACATGGCGAGATACGTGTGCGACCAGTGGGCGGACGAGAAGGGGCGAGTCGCAATCTTCGCCGACGACGGCGAGGGCGGCCGGGAGACGTACACGTACTGGCGACTCCGGAACGCCGCTAACGCGACGGCGAACGCGTTGCGTGAGCGCGGCGTCGAGCGCGGCGACCGGGTCGCGATCAATCTCCGGCAGCGACCGGAGACGGTCGTCGCCCACCTCGCCTGCTGGAAACTCGGCGCGGTCTCGGTCCCGTTGAGCACGCTGTTCGGAACGGAGGCCGTCTCCTACCGGCTGAACGACGCCGATGCGGTCGCCTGTTTCGTCGACGACTCGAACGTCGACACGCTCCGAGACGTCGCGGACGATTCCCCGTCGCTCGAGACCGTGATTACGGTCGGCGACGTCAACCCTGCGGGCGACGAACTCGCCTTCCGGAACCTGGTCGACTCGCACTCGCGGGAGTTCGAAACCGTGGAGACCGCCGCCGAGGACGACGCCATCATCATCTACACGTCCGGAACGACGGGCGATCCGAAGGGCGTCAGGCACGCACACCGAGTGCTCCTCGGGAACCTCCCGCTGGTCGTCACCGGGTTCTGTAACATGGAACTGCGGGAGAGCGACGTGTTCTGGACGCCGTCGGAGTGGGCCTGGGTGGCGACGCTGTTCGACGTGGTCTTCCCGGCCCTGTTCTACGGGAAGCCGGTGGTCGCCCACACCGCCGACGAGTCGTTCGATCCCGAGACCGCCATGGAGATCATCGAACGCCACGGCGTCTCGGTCTTTTTCGGCCCCGCGACGGCGCTCCGGATGCTGGAGCGACTGGACGACCCCGACCGGTGGGACGTCTCCAGCCTGCGGTGTCTCCCCAGCGGCGGCGAGTCGCTCGGGCGGTCGCTCGTCGAGTGGGCGCGAGACGTTTTCGACGGCGCCGCCGTCCACGAGGCGTACGGCCAGACCGAAGCGAACATGCTCGCCGGAGACTGTACGGCGCTGACCGAGTTCCGCGACGGCAAGATCGGCCGCGCCGCGCCGGGCCACGAGATCGCGATCGTCGATCCGGACACCGCAGAGGAGACGGTCGAAACGGGTGAAGTCGGCGAGATCGCCGTCCGATACGAGGGGAACCCGGTCTGCTTCAAAGAGTACTGGAACAAACCCAAGCAGACCGATCGGAAGGTCCGTAACGGCTGGCTGCTCACCGAGGATCTCGGACGGATGGACGAGGACGGCTACCTGGAGTTCGTCTCGCGGAAGGACAGCGTCATCATCAGTGCGGGCTATCGCATCGGCCCCGTCGAGATCGAGGAGGCGCTGGCGAACAGCGACGCGGTCGCGGACGCGGGCGTCATCGGCGTTCCCGACGACGAACGCGGGGAGGTACCGAAGGCCTTCGTCGTGCTCGCCGAGGGCTACGAGGAATCTCCCGAACTCAAGGAGCGTCTCCGCCAAGAGATCCGCGACCGACTCGCGAAGTACGAGTACCCACAGGACATCGAGTTCCTCGCGGAACTCCCGAAGACGTCCTCCGGCAAGATCCGTCGGACCTCACTCGAGGAACGCGAGGGAGTTCTCGAATAA
- a CDS encoding branched-chain amino acid ABC transporter permease, with amino-acid sequence MSQDTKTGITVGIRQRFGNRSSAVGALLLVGAFAFPYLPGTGQYEVFLLGQILAFAIAALAYNVLLGYTGLLSFGHAAFFGGSAYAVGLAMQYYGMTELLLLIPFGVLVAGTIAVVIGFISVRHTEVYYALLMLALAHLIYVLTVKLYTVTGGTDGVAITTPTIAGVNYLTAWGYAGYLMGILYYVILISFVVTVVLLWTFMHSPFGLTLKTIRDDPERARAIGIPVRRYRWYASIMSGLFTGLGGAMYAFLNGHVTPGTVLHWSRSGELAFMTVLGGTGWFFGPITGAGAFILIRSQAQQLTEYWHFMMGLVLFLVIVFEPEGISGIGARIRRRVRDWRGGGGEQ; translated from the coding sequence ATGAGTCAGGACACGAAAACCGGAATCACGGTCGGTATCAGACAGCGGTTCGGGAATCGCTCGAGCGCCGTCGGTGCCCTGTTGCTGGTCGGTGCGTTCGCCTTCCCGTACCTGCCCGGCACCGGGCAGTACGAGGTGTTCCTGCTGGGCCAGATACTCGCGTTCGCCATCGCGGCGCTCGCGTACAACGTGTTGCTTGGTTACACCGGTCTGCTGTCGTTCGGGCACGCCGCCTTCTTCGGCGGCTCGGCGTACGCGGTCGGACTCGCGATGCAGTACTACGGGATGACCGAACTGCTCCTGTTGATCCCCTTCGGCGTCCTCGTCGCGGGGACGATCGCGGTCGTCATCGGCTTCATCTCGGTTCGCCACACCGAGGTGTACTACGCGCTGTTGATGCTGGCGCTCGCGCACCTGATCTACGTGCTGACGGTGAAGCTGTACACCGTCACCGGCGGGACCGACGGCGTCGCGATCACGACGCCGACCATCGCCGGCGTCAACTACCTCACGGCGTGGGGGTACGCGGGCTATCTGATGGGAATCCTCTACTACGTCATCCTGATCTCGTTCGTGGTGACGGTCGTGTTGCTGTGGACGTTCATGCACTCGCCGTTCGGCCTCACGCTCAAGACCATCCGGGACGATCCGGAGCGAGCGCGAGCCATCGGCATCCCGGTCCGGCGCTACCGGTGGTACGCGAGCATCATGTCCGGACTCTTCACCGGTCTCGGGGGCGCGATGTACGCGTTTCTCAACGGTCACGTCACGCCGGGCACGGTGCTGCACTGGTCGCGCTCCGGCGAACTGGCCTTCATGACCGTTCTCGGCGGGACGGGCTGGTTCTTCGGCCCGATCACCGGCGCGGGCGCGTTCATCCTCATCCGGAGTCAGGCCCAGCAGCTGACCGAGTACTGGCACTTCATGATGGGGCTCGTCCTGTTCCTCGTGATCGTGTTCGAGCCCGAGGGCATCTCGGGCATCGGCGCGCGGATCCGTCGCAGGGTTCGCGACTGGCGAGGCGGCGGAGGTGAGCAGTGA
- a CDS encoding branched-chain amino acid ABC transporter permease — MVQQILSEQLVIILNGLSGAATLFLLGTGLSLIYGMLNFLNLAHAAFLPLGAYLAASLIHATVGAVGGTLGFVGLFVVFLVLLLVVVPAVVSIVGLAMERTAFKPLYGIEDDYQLLATFGIILMMEDAMKFIWGGEPVSATAPSNLLGTFSLPGGTYPWWSVLTILVTALVAGTLYYFFEATRLGKITLAMAEDEEAVGFTGIDTRSIHLKVFVIGIALAALGGALYLPTASMTTGLALEFVILAFAVLVIGGLGSLKGAIAASLIIGMVQAYGSYYVPVLELALVFLLMATIMLIKPTGLFGEIEA, encoded by the coding sequence ATGGTTCAACAAATACTCAGCGAACAACTGGTAATCATCCTCAACGGGCTGTCGGGAGCGGCGACGCTGTTCCTGCTCGGGACCGGGCTGTCCCTGATATACGGGATGCTCAACTTCCTGAACCTCGCCCACGCGGCCTTCCTGCCACTCGGGGCGTATCTCGCCGCGAGCCTCATCCACGCGACGGTCGGAGCGGTCGGCGGGACCCTCGGGTTCGTCGGCCTGTTCGTGGTCTTCCTCGTCCTGCTCCTCGTCGTCGTCCCGGCGGTCGTCTCGATCGTCGGCCTGGCAATGGAACGGACCGCGTTCAAGCCGCTGTACGGGATCGAGGACGATTACCAGCTGTTAGCGACGTTCGGTATCATCCTGATGATGGAGGACGCGATGAAGTTCATCTGGGGCGGCGAACCGGTGAGCGCGACGGCACCGTCGAACCTGCTCGGCACGTTCAGCCTCCCCGGGGGAACGTATCCCTGGTGGTCGGTGCTGACCATCCTCGTCACCGCACTGGTCGCCGGCACGCTCTACTACTTCTTCGAGGCGACCCGCCTCGGGAAGATCACGCTCGCGATGGCCGAGGACGAGGAAGCCGTCGGCTTCACCGGGATCGACACGCGGTCGATCCACCTCAAGGTGTTCGTCATCGGCATCGCGCTGGCGGCGCTCGGCGGCGCGCTCTACCTCCCGACCGCCTCGATGACGACCGGGCTGGCACTCGAGTTCGTCATCCTCGCGTTCGCGGTGTTGGTCATCGGCGGCCTCGGGAGCCTCAAGGGGGCCATCGCCGCCTCGCTGATTATCGGCATGGTACAGGCCTACGGCTCGTACTACGTGCCGGTCCTCGAACTCGCCCTCGTCTTCCTCCTGATGGCCACGATAATGCTGATTAAACCAACCGGACTGTTCGGAGAGATCGAAGCATGA
- a CDS encoding ABC transporter ATP-binding protein, with protein MSVLETQGLTKEFGDLRAVDEMNFEVDSGEIVGIIGPNGAGKTTFVNLLTGVLDATSGEIVFDGKSLQGSAVHDRARAGLVRSFQIPRVCDDLTLVENVRSAILSRERKNSSLFTVLDWENDTRAEAIDLLEEFGLAEKRETEAEAIPHGDKKILDVCMSVAMRPKLLILDEPTSGVATENKYAIMDRLQNYFETSDSAVLFIEHDMELVADYAERVVAMDQGRKLIDGTPEEVLEDQTVKQRIRGEE; from the coding sequence ATGTCCGTCCTCGAGACCCAGGGGCTGACCAAGGAGTTCGGCGATCTCAGGGCCGTCGACGAGATGAACTTCGAAGTCGACAGCGGCGAGATCGTCGGTATCATCGGCCCGAACGGTGCCGGCAAGACGACCTTCGTCAACCTGCTGACCGGCGTGCTCGACGCGACGTCCGGCGAGATCGTCTTCGACGGGAAATCGCTGCAGGGATCGGCGGTCCACGACCGGGCTCGAGCGGGACTCGTCCGCTCCTTCCAGATCCCGCGGGTCTGCGACGACCTCACGCTCGTCGAGAACGTCCGCTCGGCGATCCTCTCCCGGGAGCGGAAGAATAGCTCCCTGTTCACCGTGCTCGACTGGGAGAACGACACCCGCGCCGAAGCGATCGACCTGCTCGAGGAGTTCGGCCTCGCGGAGAAACGAGAGACTGAGGCCGAAGCGATTCCCCACGGGGACAAGAAGATCCTCGACGTCTGCATGAGCGTCGCGATGCGGCCGAAGCTGCTCATCCTCGACGAGCCGACCAGCGGCGTCGCGACGGAGAACAAGTACGCCATCATGGACCGACTGCAAAACTACTTCGAGACCTCCGATTCGGCGGTACTGTTCATCGAACACGACATGGAACTCGTCGCCGACTACGCCGAGCGCGTCGTCGCGATGGACCAGGGGCGGAAGCTCATCGACGGCACGCCCGAGGAAGTGCTCGAGGACCAGACGGTCAAACAGCGCATCCGGGGTGAGGAGTGA
- a CDS encoding ABC transporter substrate-binding protein encodes MASSFDPDGEIVKRGVPNIKEKIGRRRFMKGAGTATAAASMGLAGCSNPADQGEDSSGGGPIPDEPLRMACIGFTSGPASVFGTPMMQSARMVVDQINENGGILGEREIEMEEFDENVDEVVQQYRRLATREEFDVIMGYISSANVLSIAPIAEELEQPTVVWDTGTTDLFDDAVTDPQYIFRTCASSSTDAVGAARLLQNALPDVETVAGVNQDYAFGRNNWDLFQRAVESLGIDVELVDARFTPFPNDDYSSTISALNDTNPDFIYSSHWGGDAVNFITQANNQGLFDDTLPCFTAGSHVIGNIPDEIPEGILFGARGPHYPFGDQQWNSLHGEFVQSYQDEYGEPPYAHGAFHAWQAIWAYVYAVERAYNVSGEYPTKDQWVQSMEGIGFNSPSGFVNMPQGSHNVVEPSFYGFSERQEDRVALRDTVWITPEHVNPPASMSTGEWIDNL; translated from the coding sequence ATGGCATCGTCGTTCGATCCTGATGGTGAAATCGTGAAACGTGGGGTTCCAAATATCAAAGAAAAGATTGGTCGGCGGCGGTTCATGAAGGGTGCCGGGACCGCAACCGCCGCGGCGTCGATGGGGCTCGCCGGCTGTAGCAATCCCGCGGACCAGGGCGAAGACAGTTCGGGCGGCGGCCCGATTCCCGACGAACCGCTTCGGATGGCCTGCATCGGGTTCACGTCCGGTCCGGCGTCCGTCTTCGGCACCCCGATGATGCAGTCCGCCAGAATGGTCGTCGATCAGATCAACGAGAACGGCGGCATTCTGGGCGAGCGAGAGATCGAGATGGAGGAGTTCGACGAGAACGTCGACGAGGTCGTCCAGCAGTACCGGCGACTGGCGACCCGAGAGGAGTTCGACGTGATCATGGGCTACATCTCCAGTGCGAACGTGCTGTCGATCGCTCCCATCGCGGAGGAACTCGAGCAGCCGACGGTCGTCTGGGACACGGGGACGACGGACCTGTTCGACGACGCGGTGACGGATCCACAGTATATCTTCCGAACGTGTGCGAGCAGTTCGACCGACGCGGTCGGCGCGGCACGGCTCTTGCAGAACGCGCTTCCCGACGTCGAGACCGTCGCCGGCGTCAATCAGGACTACGCCTTCGGGCGGAACAACTGGGATCTGTTCCAGCGAGCGGTCGAGAGCCTCGGGATCGACGTCGAACTCGTCGACGCGCGGTTCACGCCGTTCCCGAACGACGACTACAGCTCGACGATCAGCGCGCTCAACGACACGAATCCGGACTTCATCTACTCGAGTCACTGGGGCGGTGACGCGGTGAACTTTATCACTCAGGCGAACAATCAGGGACTCTTCGACGATACGCTCCCCTGTTTCACTGCCGGAAGTCACGTTATCGGGAACATTCCGGACGAAATTCCGGAGGGCATTCTCTTCGGTGCCCGCGGGCCGCACTACCCGTTCGGTGACCAGCAGTGGAACTCGCTCCACGGAGAGTTCGTCCAGAGCTACCAGGACGAGTACGGCGAACCGCCGTACGCCCACGGGGCCTTCCACGCCTGGCAGGCCATCTGGGCGTACGTCTACGCGGTCGAACGAGCGTACAACGTGAGCGGCGAGTACCCCACGAAGGACCAGTGGGTGCAGTCGATGGAGGGGATCGGCTTCAACTCCCCGAGCGGGTTCGTCAACATGCCACAGGGGAGCCACAACGTCGTCGAGCCGTCCTTCTACGGGTTCTCGGAGCGACAGGAGGATCGGGTCGCCCTCCGAGATACCGTCTGGATCACTCCCGAGCACGTCAATCCGCCGGCGTCGATGAGCACCGGCGAGTGGATCGACAATCTATAG